Below is a window of Acidobacteriota bacterium DNA.
CCGTCTGGAAGAAACGGAGCAGGAGCCCGAAGACTTCGTTGCTGTAGGCCACGACGTTCACGGACCCGTCGACGAGCCACTTGTCCACCCCGGACGCGAAGCGCGACATCATGACCAGGGGGCGGATGAAGGCGGCGGAGTAGGCCTCGTCCACGAAGTACTTGTTGAGGAGGAGGCGGTAGGGGGCCTTGAGGGCCAGGGCGAGCTTCGAGGGCGTTTCCGTCTCCCGCCGGTACCA
It encodes the following:
- a CDS encoding NADH-quinone oxidoreductase subunit L, whose protein sequence is WYRRETETPSKLALALKAPYRLLLNKYFVDEAYSAAFIRPLVMMSRFASGVDKWLVDGSVNVVAYSNEVFGLLLRFFQTGYIRNYALFLLLSVLVLIYFFS